AAACTGTTAAAAACAGTTATTTTTAACATTGTCAATATTTTGAGAATATTATTagttaatatttttgaaaaacatactacaatttttagtaaaaatttatagaaatttaaaattattaacatgatgttttcaaattatttaaaactatttatatttataatattttcaataaaatagctttttaaactaatttaaatttagaatcctatataaaatgtatttaaaatattatacaaagaattatgtttaaaataaaatttaagtagtttaataaataatcattttgaattctttttaaaaatttaaaccaatattcatttaaaatatcacaataaaattacaaaataattaaatattattttaattaaattatacatATAATATCCTCGAACTATCATCACTAGCGTATAGTCGGCATGCATGCGCGCTACATATACCATCTAATTTccctatttttatattatttctacTTATATTGTAATTTACCACACTCATAagatgaaaataatatttaatatatgaattctatattttgaaaaGTAATACATTGCGATAACTTTTAATGATGCTAAGTTAAGTGGAATATAATGGGTAAATTAATCAAGAGTTTGATTGCTAAGTGGGTAGTTTTGAAATGTAACTCACTAATTATTCATGGTTTTTTTCTAATTATTTagtgatattttaataatttttatgtcattcatacataatttttatatttttatattgaatctTAAACTCTAAACCTTAAAATCCAAACTCtaaatcataaaccttaaacATTAAACCTTAAATTCCAAACATCGAATCTTGAACCATATATGAACACTAAATATTGAACCCTAATCCCCAATTTATGAACCCTAAACCAAGGGGTACAAGGTTTGGGTTTCAAGTTCAGGGGCTATTTAGGATTTAAGAATCAAGGTTcgagatttaaaattttaggtttggagtaaaaattatcaaaattttgtATCAATGACATGAAAATAATTacaaaatatcattaaataattaaaaagaaaccACAGATAATGTGGTGGAAAAGGTTCATAAATAATTTATCGGCTTTGAAAATGTTTTTctgtataattaaaatatttttgtattcACTTGGTTGAAAGTTAGATGAAACACAATTAACAAATTTACAATAATAAGCATTCAAATAAAATGTTATAATCGGGTATCCAAAACACGGAAAAATATactaattaaactactaaattgATCGCATggaaaaatataatacattgaAATGCCCAAAGTAGAATCCTGAAGAATGaactaaatattaaaaaaatagaaatattgTTTGATGCTAAATATTGCAAGGGAAATGGCAGATTCAATGGTGCTACAAACTTAGGTATTAGGATCAATCTatcaaataatagaaaataaataaagaaaagttaAGATTAAAGTATTAGGGGTCCATTTGTAGTAAGATATTTTCTAGTTCGATTTAATTATTGTGAACTGCTCCCATAAAATGGAACAGAATAATTTAGAAAAGCTGCCTAAATTATGTGAtgcctttcttcttttttttttttttttgattagcAAAGTATGTGATGCTTTCGACCAAAAGATTTATTCTTGCAAAATTATTTTAatgctttaaaaaaaaaagggggaatgGCACAAAATAAAGCTGCCAATGAAATTCTACTTCCAAATCAATTAAGAATAAAAAGTTCaccttaaaaaaaaataataaaaaaattcagtAATGCTATAATCCAACACTGATTCTACTTAGACATACAAAAGGCTGATTGGAATTTGGATGGATTGGAATTCTAGATTTAAAAGTCAAATATAATCAGTTTTCTTTGGTGACCATGTCCGGCGATGGATAAGCTCGTCGTCGGATTGAGATGTGCTATGCGGTGATCCAGTCAATTCATGTTGGGATGACCCAATATACTGTTGAATCACTAGCACAGATACGGTGGACGAAAAATCCGACTCCGCTAGAATATCTCCGATCGCACCGAGCTCCGGACGCTCACTCCAATCGGTAAGGCCGGTTGTTAATGGCGACATCACGCCATGTCCTCTCCCAACAATGAGCAAATCATGGTAGTTGTCTAATTTCCTAATCGCTGCAACAGTCTCCTCGCTACTGTTTACCACATTCTCAGTGTATACGATAGATTCATCATCATCATTCTTGCTTCTGAAATCGTTTATGTATTCATCATCAAGCCCATTTTCCCAGCTGTTGGTTGCTTCCACTGTTAACACATTCGGGTTGTCTGGGTCATCAGTAGGCAGCATCGTTGAGAGTGTTGCATTGGCACCTGGAACGAATCGTAGCACAGTGAGAGAAATCCCTGGATTTTCACACATTCTCCACCCATAAGCAAGAGCTTCTCTATCGTCTGGACCACCGAAAAACAGGACACAAACTTGGCGAGACACTTCGTTTGCAGCAACCCGAGCTGACCCACTTAGGCCCCGGTCGACTAAAATGCCCACCGAGCAAGGCGCCTTGGCTAGTAAATTCTGGTTAACTGATCCGAACGCTGGGCTCGTCCCTTCCATCCCTCCATCCACCGTTTGTTGTTTATGGAAAGGGATGATTACGAGGGCTACACGTTTGTCCTCGGCCACGCTACATATATCTTCGTGAATGGAGTTGTAAGGGGAAATGGCGGTGCGTGGGTGAATGGAGACAAAGCTCGAATGTTGCTCAAAGCTTTCGAAAGCATTGATTATGTTGTCCGATTGAGCTTGAGTTCGGTTCTTCGCTGTGGGAACGTATTTGGACTTGCGGGCGTTATGGACGATGAGCATCCCTGATGCATGACCAGTGAGTTCAACGAGATGGAGCACGTAGATACATAATGGAGATTTGGCGGTGGGGTTTGAGGCTTCAAGTAGGTTGATTATTGCGGGGACATTGCGATGGGTGTGGATGCATACAAGCAGTCGCAGCTCTCCATCATGCAGTGCTCGTTGAAGTGTTCGACGTTCGTATGACACGGAACTCCTTGTTGGCTTGTACATGGTTGCCACAATGGGTGATATGATGGCAGTCATAACCACCGCTACAATCACCATGACTGAAAATGATTCATCATCTAAGACCTGCAAATCAGTGTTTCTTTTTCAATTGTTATGATGGATCAACCGATAAAGCTCTCATTTCCTTAAATAGTAATGTTCATAATTTGTCAAATGGACTCCTAAAAAGGATAATATGGAACTGTGAGCATGAAGTGGCTGAAGGAATTATGAGAGTGGCTTGCCGGTGTGACATTGGTGATCAATGAAAGGGAAAACATACAAGTACACTACCTTCCGATCTTTGCCAATGTTAAGAACAATCAATTCAACGAGGCCTTTGGCATTCATGAGTACTCCAAGTATAAATCCATCATTATATGGCACCCGGAGAAACATTGTTATAAGCATAGTTCCGGCTATCTTGCCGGCGCAAGAGAGGAAGGTAATGAATGCTAAGACGCCCAATGTTCGAGCGCTATCGATAGAAGCAAAATTGGCCTTCAGCCCGCTGATAGCAAAGAAGAGAGGGAGTAAAAGTCCGTAAACAAAGTCCTCAAGCTTTTCTAATAAAACTACTCCAAGGGCTCCATTGGGAATTACGAGACCAAACACAAAAGCTCCAAAAACAGCATGTGTCCCAATGGCATCCGTAATGAAACCTGAGATCATAGCCCCCGTTAGAATGACGCATATAGTAAATTCGCTCAAGAGTTCCCCTTCTGAGGTTGTTCCAACCATCCATGTAATTGCTGGCCTAACAAAAACAATGCAAACCACAACGAAACCTACACTGGCAAGAAGCACCCAAAGCGAAGCAAAGGACTTTGCATCATTATCCGCAGTTGCAATGGCAAATGCTAAAAGAATCCAAGTGCACATGACGTTAAGAAGAGCCGAAGACATTGCCAATTTGCCGATTTCTGAGTTAATCAGTTTCAGTTCGAAGAGGATTCGAGCTAGCACTGGAAACGCGGTGACCGAGAGTGTGACACCAAGCAAGAGGATGTAGGTGGCTGTGTTTAAAGATTTTGGTTTTCTGTCATGGAGAACAATAGTGAAACAGATGCCAACTACAAAGGGCAATATCATGCCGCCAATAGCAACTGCCAATGCCCTTTTTCCTGTCTTACGAAGCACCGTTAGGTCCATTTCAACACCAACGAGGAAGAGGAAGTAAACCAGACCAACGTTTGCCATTGTTTCAAGCACCATCACACTCCTTGAGGGAAAAATTGTGCTGGCAAATCCTTGAACCCTTCCTAGCACCGATGGACCTAATATTACTCCGCCCTGTTCAAATCAAGTTAAAGTTAAACATAACCAACGCAATATCTAGGATGAATTTGAGCGGTGGAACTTAAAGTAACCTACGAGAATCTCGGAAACGACTCGAGGTTGGCGCAGGGGTTTGAGGACGAACACCATGATGCGAGTGGTGGCAACGACGATTGTCATCTGCAAGATGAAGAGAGGAATGGAATAATCCAAAGGGTTGTCACCTTTCCATATGCCCTTTGCAGTTACCATTTTCGGTGAATAGTAAACTATCAAATCTTCTGCTCTAGTCGTCGCCATTGccattcttcttctttttttttcttgccTTTAATTTGCTGTTCTTGCACCCTGAAAACCCTACACTTTTTTCAATTCATATATCCGACTGATATACATGCACACTATGTATTTATTATTTCCACTATTGGTTATGGTTTTTCATTTCAAAAAAACTATTTCCTAATTCTTTTAGCTGTACAAAGCAATGACTTTGGGTTTTTCCTTTTATGAATTTCCTTGTTGCAGAGAAGAAAGGAACCTGGGAGAAAAGGAGAGAAATTAGACGGTTGCCCGCCCCATTTGGTGAAATGTCTTCACCTTTATGGTCTACAAAAAGCCCTCTATTTTTAGAACAATTTTATACCGCAATGTACCCTCGCCAAGTAAAATCAATTAATGCCTCACACTTTGTAATCCCTCTTAAATCAGTCCTCGATCGACATAGTTAATTCTGCTTGAAAAGATTTTGATTTCAAATTATCAAATGAatacaaatcaaaatatttatataCACCAACTTTTATCACTctcaatatatatattgatatttagAAGATATTTAGGATAATTTCTTaaaatttgttaagtaatttttgtcTTTTATCTTATCAATAGGAGCCTATTTATACTATTGCAGCTCGGAACTTGACCttatactattttgttttaactCCATCGTTTTTAAAACTGACATTTCGTGTGGGCTTTAGGTCTGCTGGACACGTGTTTCATTCTGGGTCGCTTGCAAAATATGTAATCTCCTTTCTATGAGCGCCTTGGGCCTTTAGCGAGCACCTTACGTATATGCGGACTTGGGTTGCGATCGTTGCTCGGATTGTGCGAGCTGGACCTGCAAGTTGGATTCGCGAACTCCCTTGTTATCCTCTTGTTGTTCGCCTTGCACTCGATTGTTCGGTGGTACCTATTCAGGTCGCGAGTGACAAACACGAGTCTTATCTAGGACTCGAGTTGACTATTACTGATGTATAACAAAACTAATGATAATTTCTTTAAGagaatattttttaaaatgagataattttttaaacattagtttaagttattttagttaagcataatgataaatttagccatTGATATTTACATAGTTTGAGTTACATGTTAGTAATAtactttttataaaaaatatgtaATGGTTatcatgaaataaaataaaattatattaagtgAACGAATTTAATTTAAAGATATTATAAAATATGTCTTATAAAGGTAACACTCTAATAACAAGGAGAGTTCGATTATAGTACTTTTAACGGATTGACTTTATCACtaaataatattgtaattaataaaagaaaagttagaaCTTAATTACAAGTTATTTGAGCCCTAGTCATATATATGTTTCAATTGATCCTTTCATTAGCTCAACGCAATCCTATACAAACTGATACattgaataaatgaaaacgacaaaTAGAGAAATATCTTGCATGTATCACTATTTGCAATGCATACATtttcacaaaaaaataaaaatatttagtaattaatttaatttatttgaagGGTTATATTTGAAGTTCAAAATGAATTTTttcttatataaataaattttctttatttttctcatttaattaattttatgctTTCATTACTTTCTTTTCCCGTTTCTCCTCCtttaatttttctcatttaaaAATTTGACCTAACTTCAAAATTCTTACAGTGATTGTCTGGTTAATTTTTTAGAATCCCAACAATACGGATTTTTAATATTTGGATCTGATCCAACTTGaaatattacatattttattaaattttataaaataaattaaaataaattataaaatatttaaaaatcaatcTTAATTTAAAACAAGTAATCAAAATCAAAGTAAACTCTCACAAAAccacaaattcaaaataataaaatctataactttttatttttcagtGACTAATATTTCATGTCATTTACTTTAATTATATTCCTTAAATATCTGTTGTTTTTGGCCTAAATTTCTAACATATTTTCTCAAATTGGTATATTTAGTAGAGGAAAGATGTGAGGCAAATAATTGCTTAAAACAAATGTTGTCACTTCTATtaaattttacattatttttctagttatttgtaatttcatttatttttatttttataataattcatcataataattattaagtattaaaTAAATTGTAACTTGACAATGATAATTAATTTGCAattcaaatatttattataaatttaaatatttttataattttaaatatttttataattttaatatttttatagttattataattatttgaaaaccacattcaaagtcaaataattactaaacatttattatttttaaggatTGCTTTGCCATGTCAATTTGAGGTACATATGGTTCCCTACTTGGTCCACCAACTACGTCATTATTTAACTGTAAAATCGgatgtaatttttaataaaatgacaaTTTTTTGTTTGATCTAACATATAAGAGCTaatttatcttcttcttttttttttaataaatgatacaAAATACAATTCGAGCCTTAGCATAAGGGCCTccattatatttttacccctaataatattaagggtaaacaaTAGAAATAATCATTCAACTATAAGCatgtttttattttgatcaccgacatttaaaattttctattttagtcactaACATTATAAAAAACAATACTCGGTGACTCTTTTATTAAATCACTAATATAATATTGCATGACCTTTTTAttagcataataataaatttagcctccaatatttttcaaattctatatattttgtcccatttctaaaataaaaatcaaaaattcaactcTCAACTTtacatattctattaatttagtaattagtcttgattattaaaaattaaaattaaaattttaaaaactttaaaaatatttaaaagtttaattttgataaaatatatacaaaattataCAAATATGTATAAATAATTGAATACCTATCTTCTCATGTTCTAACATGATATCTATTTATTAAaagaataattttataaataaaataatttaaggaAAAAACATGAAAACGACTTAGGTAGAACTACAACATAAGGTCGAAAAGAGTAAGAATTAATGTCTTTAGGTTGTTGTTCATAATAAGTTTGTTGCATCTGAAGTTGTGCTTGCAAGCAAAATTGGAAATATAGAAGTGAGGATGTATTGGAGACCTAATAGGTGAAAGGCCATAGCAGCAGCTCCACAACCGATTCTTAGTCTGATGACATAAAGATGTATGATATGAaaatcaaaaaattcaaaataagggTTATTGATACTGTTGGTTGTGGGCGAAGGTGATGCCTAACGTTTGACAGACTTAACGAAGACTAAGGGATAAagccaaaaataaattattatttataaaataaaactaaaaatatgaaaattttgaatattgtTTAAGACttttttaatatttcatttataaaattattattttaataaacaaatttcatgttagaaaaaaataaggtattcatttatttataattttatatgtattttatcgaaaaatatattttaaatattttttatttttaaagtttttttaaattttaagaatcaagattaaattgatagaatgtgtaaagttaagggttaaatttgttgaatttttagaattaggatcaaattgatagaattaaTAAAAATTAGAGGACTAAGtttaatattatatcaataagAAAAAGTCACACCCAACATTCCACAAATGATCTAATGGATAAGTcaccaaaatattaatttatgatAACActagtgactaaaataaaaatttcaatatgaaaatgattaaaacagAAATAGACTAATAATTTGGTGACTATATAGGAGTTTTCCCTAATATAAAAGagcatttattatttattaattttttgaaaattgttGAGAGGAAACAAAGGGAACCTAATTAACCCGCTATTTTGGCGGGCATTCCGCTTCCCATTTCCTTTCCCGTGGCCGACTCTTTCTCTTGGTGTTGCATCGTTCACCACTCCCCTCTTCCCCTTTTTTATCTCTCATTTGTTTTTGCTTTGAATATATAATCTCTAAATTTTACACCATTAAACCAACTAGAAAGGAAGGAAGAAAAAACTCTTAATTCCAGCGTTAGCTAAAAGCTGGAATtctctattatatgtatatatttacaaAAGAAATAAATCAGCATCATTCTGCCGTTGCTTAATGCAGAAACAATCAATAACGACTTTTAAAGCTCTCTTCTTTGCTTCAGATCTTTCCATTTTTGTTTTCAGGTATATTTCTTTTGTTTCCGAGTTAGATTTCTTTGTTTTGTTGTTGATCTAGTGTAATAAGAGTCTTGAACTTGTATCGGCTTATCTCTTCCATCTGTGTTGAGCTAAATTTTGAACAATTTTTTATATGATATCAATTGTTGTTCATTGgttcaaaattattaaatttatttagaaaaaaaaattattttaaaatgtgatagcGGTTTCTTTCTTGTTTTCCAAGGCATAGATTGTTTTCCTAGATCTTGATGTTCGAACTGTATAATTCTTTGCAATTTCAATTATATGATCCGTTGCTTTAttattcacacacacacacatatatatatatatatatatatatgaagagagGTATACCTGCACTTGTATAAATttagatttaatattttttagtGTATGCgagtaaaatttaatttagttttacTATAAGTGGATTTATTTGAATTTCTTAGATATGTTGAATTTTTCAATGATGTATTAGCCTAGTTATGATGTTTGTTTTCATAAACATTTCAGGTTTGTATTTTTGAAGATTTGAT
This is a stretch of genomic DNA from Gossypium arboreum isolate Shixiya-1 chromosome 11, ASM2569848v2, whole genome shotgun sequence. It encodes these proteins:
- the LOC108471649 gene encoding cation/H(+) antiporter 15-like, with the translated sequence MAMATTRAEDLIVYYSPKMVTAKGIWKGDNPLDYSIPLFILQMTIVVATTRIMVFVLKPLRQPRVVSEILGGVILGPSVLGRVQGFASTIFPSRSVMVLETMANVGLVYFLFLVGVEMDLTVLRKTGKRALAVAIGGMILPFVVGICFTIVLHDRKPKSLNTATYILLLGVTLSVTAFPVLARILFELKLINSEIGKLAMSSALLNVMCTWILLAFAIATADNDAKSFASLWVLLASVGFVVVCIVFVRPAITWMVGTTSEGELLSEFTICVILTGAMISGFITDAIGTHAVFGAFVFGLVIPNGALGVVLLEKLEDFVYGLLLPLFFAISGLKANFASIDSARTLGVLAFITFLSCAGKIAGTMLITMFLRVPYNDGFILGVLMNAKGLVELIVLNIGKDRKVLDDESFSVMVIVAVVMTAIISPIVATMYKPTRSSVSYERRTLQRALHDGELRLLVCIHTHRNVPAIINLLEASNPTAKSPLCIYVLHLVELTGHASGMLIVHNARKSKYVPTAKNRTQAQSDNIINAFESFEQHSSFVSIHPRTAISPYNSIHEDICSVAEDKRVALVIIPFHKQQTVDGGMEGTSPAFGSVNQNLLAKAPCSVGILVDRGLSGSARVAANEVSRQVCVLFFGGPDDREALAYGWRMCENPGISLTVLRFVPGANATLSTMLPTDDPDNPNVLTVEATNSWENGLDDEYINDFRSKNDDDESIVYTENVVNSSEETVAAIRKLDNYHDLLIVGRGHGVMSPLTTGLTDWSERPELGAIGDILAESDFSSTVSVLVIQQYIGSSQHELTGSPHSTSQSDDELIHRRTWSPKKTDYI